A window of Castanea sativa cultivar Marrone di Chiusa Pesio chromosome 8, ASM4071231v1 genomic DNA:
CATTTGAGTTTTTACCAagtttgtaatttaaacaattttttaccATGTTTATGATTTAAACTCGTCATTCGAGTTTTTACCATGTTTAAGATTTAAACTCTTCATTCGAGTTATTACCACGTTTATGATTTAAACTTGTTACTTGAGTTATTACCACGTTTATGATCTAAACTCGTTACTTGAGTTATTACCatatttatgatttaaactCGTTACTTGAGTTATTACCATGTTTATGATTTAAACTCATTATCTGAGTTTTTACCACGCTCGTCATTTGGTCATGGATATCCCTTTCTCATCTGTGAACTTAACCTTGAAGCTTTGTCAAACTTATTGAAAAAGAGATGGCTTATAAAGCCTTATTATTTCATGTACCCTCATTTATGAGGGAATTACAAGGAAATTACTAAAAATAACTTGACCATAATACttggaaagaaaaaatgctttaatggaaaaaataatgaaatctCGCTTATCTGATGCATCGTCAAGCGAGGTACTCCTATAGATGGAGCTTATTAATCCAAGTACTTCTCATTGATAGTACTTTTTGAGATGTTTCATGTTCCAGGGATGTGGCAATGGATTGTCGTTGAGGTCCTTCAGGTAGTAGCTTCCTCTTCTTGAGTAACAAATGACCTTATATGGACCTTCCCAAGTAAGACCTAACTTCCGCTACACTAGGTCCTTTGTAGCTTGTGAGACTTTTCGCAGTACCATGTCGTTGAGCTTAAACCTTTTAAGCTTCACCCTCTAATTATGGTACTTTGCCATCTTCTATTGATATCGAGCCATTCTTAGGGCTGCCTCGTCTCTGACTTCAGGTAAACAATCCAAGTTGAGTCTTAGCTCGTCATTGTTTATACCTTCATCATAGCGAGCTTGCCTAAGACTAGATACTCCCACTTCAATGGGAATGACTGCTTTTGTACCATAGGCCAACTTGAATGGAGTTTCTCCTAGTTCTACACAAAATTCCCTGAACTTTCAACTATCAAACTGCCGACCATTATCAGAGATAATCGTCCTTGGGATTCCAAACCTGTAgacaatgttcttccagatGAAACTCTGTATTTTTCCTTCTGTGATTACTTCTAATGGttctgcttcaacccatttggtgaagtaatcaatggCAACAAGCAAGAACTTCACCTGCTTCTTCCCCTGAGGGAGTGGACCAACGATATCGATCTCCCATGTGGAGAATGGCCAAGGTGAGGAGATACTCGTTAGTAATTCCCCAGGTATATGCTGCACATTTccgaaccgttgacacttatcacATTTCTTGACCAGTTCAATCGCGTCTTTTAGCATAGTTGGCCAAAAGTAGCCTGCCTTGATCGTCTTCCCCACCAAAGAAAGAGATCCTAAATGGTTTCCACATACGCCTTCATGGATTTCTTGCAACACATACATTGCTTCCTCAAGAGTTACGCATTTCGAGTGTGGCAGTGAAAATCCTCTTTTGTAAAGTTCACCATTCATGATAGTGAACCTGGCTACTTTGACTTTAACCTTCTTTGCTTTTGACAGGTCAAATGGGAGTTCGCCATCTATACTGAGAGGGTCACTGGACTGAGAGGGTCTGCAATTCATCAATTCTAGGGATTGTTTGGACTTCCATTAGCAACTCTTTCATCACTGAGGCATCCTCAGTTGAAGCTAGTCTAGCGACCTCATTAGCAGATGAGTTGTTCTCACTTGGGATTTGCTCGAACTTGACGTCATTAAATTCGTCAATCAGTTGAGTTGTCAGcttgaggtacttcttcattctctCTTCCTTTGCTTCATATTCGTTGGTTATTTGCCCCACTACCAGCTTAAAATCAGtcattaatttcaaattcttgatCCCTAAGGCTTTTGCAATTCCCAGGCTAGTAAGGACTATTTCATATTCTGCTTCGTTGTTCATTGCTAAAAATTGGAGTTGAACTCCATACTTAAGGACGTCCTTTTCAAGTGATGTCACAATGATACCGACACTTTTGAGCCCTGCAACAGGCGAGCCATTTGTGCAGATCGTCTAATACTCTGCTTCCTAATCTGAGTCTGGAAGGGTAAATTCTGCAATAAAATCTGCTAAAGTTTGAGCTTTGATTGCTGTTCTTGGCCTGTACTCAATATCAAACTggctgttaggacatatgtggaacttgttggAGACATATGTTATGTGAATTGGCTAgtcatttgacaaaacgcactttatttgtaattgggtaaatctaggatgagtttagtacttcaaggaacaagagttcaagtttagtattgaagccatgaaaatctgtccaagaaacaagtgaagtagtgttgttcattaaagctcgacaaatagCTCGATAGATCATATCTTTCAAGGTTTAATGCTGATGCTCGACAATAACTCGACAGaagctgtatctgtcgagaattacgaaatttgGATTTCTAGATTAAATTTCACGCATATTCATGtgtatttgtgtaaggtttcttttctcacaatcctagacatatataaggattattttaagggccgtcaaaggtgatgcaacttgatgAAAAGTCATTgtgcatgcaaattgtgaccggagacagaatttaccctagttcatcatattctctCTAGAAACTACTCGGTCtttgcgccaagggttttgtgaccaaaggGCTTTAAGATTTTCATTGTTAgataaactgaagaactttgcagccaacatcttcctcaagttggtgtgttagtcacatactgggatccgtgcatcattggttagtcacgaacggggattcgtgcattgaaaggagagattacTGCTACATCACATGtataattgggtattggggtaagggttcaactgtaggttggtattaggtactgagattccttttacttgtaaccgcttgttttcataatagtggattctcgggagtggtaaccttaaattcacctggtggggttttgcctctgtggttttccccattcataaacaaatcacctgtgtcaaatttattttctgctacatttaacttagttggtgatttttttgttctaccacgcttattgcatgtaattgaatctaattaattaacttggctaattaattgattaatttaccaaatgggtcaatatattcttggcctatcactaGCTTAACTTGAAGGCCCATTGGATCATACGCCCTGCAGCATCTAGTTTGCTCAATTCTTTTCGAATCGGCTGATCCGTCATTACCATGATGGTATGAGCTTGAAAGTATGGAAGAAATTTCCGTGAAACTACGATTAACTAGAAGACCATCTTCTCTATTCGTGGGTACTTTGCTTCGGCTCCCTGAAAAGCCTGACTTGTATAGTACATGGGTTGTTGTACCTTGGATTCTTCACGGGTCAACGCCGAGCTAATGGCTGCTTGTGACATAGCTAGATACAAAAACAGCTCTTCTCCTTTTACTGACGAGCTCAACAATAAAGGCTTGGCCAGGTACTCCTTGAGGCTTAGAAAGGCTGCCTCACACTTGTTCGTCCAATGGAAGGCATGtttaagagttttaaaaaaGGGAAGACACTTATTAGTGGTCTTCGAGACAAACCAGTTTAATGCTGCCACTCGTCCTGTTAGCTTTTGAACCTCCTTGACTGTCTTTGGGGAAGTCATGTCAAGTATCGCTTTGACCTTCTTTAGATTTGCCTCAATTCCTCGCTGAGATACTATGAAGCCTAGGAATTTTCCTAATGAGACCCCAAAAATGCACTttgtgttggaaaaatacatgtttgtatctcatacaaaacatatgcagcgaaaaattaacggatctacttcattcgccattgataacatgtactatgtaaatttcagaattcaagaacaagagagtgtaccttggtacggtgaaattaaaaaaaaaaagattaaaagtacttaagaacacttttaatcttcactccaatttcacttaatgcccaagaagtgtggtctctcaatcagtttctaagggagaaATAGAGAGtgacttacactcacatacacaccatttcattccttattccACACTTatgaaattctatatgtttctctccttatgtataactgattatctaattgggctagccttttgggtcattccaattggactttagtatgtggcttggagtgggactaaaagggaataaataagactctagctccaataggtcttgggcttttctgtcaactcttgataaatacaaagttaccattaattatatttaataccactatataaatataattgtactctaagccttcttaataaattatattccaagactttattatacatgcaaccccttcattaaaatattcatagtaacacaaaatcatgaatgttgactgccactttgaagatcactacatcttaatccttaagtacttggtttaatcctttaagttattcatcatatatttataaaatccaatttcataaatatatattttagtaactttttactaaagtggttgggcccaacactctgaataaccaagctcattaaacttatttcaagggaatattttatatctccgttaagagattatgaattccattttgagaatatatgttccatcaatattAAATGCGGctacccaacatattgaggttttgatcgtgactttagatctcactcttgatatatcaaagcaacctacacctcatgatcggttcattattctcttaagatttagagttgatgtaaatagaagtcgtgagatttattattcatttgacagtcgttaggagaataataaatctcacagcggtccagttcaatatatcttaactcttaaaacatattaacatatcaactataagtctccacttccatgatcaagacaaatcatcttagttgatatgttatagtctttgcagatgaaatgcccaatttcatcaccgactacaaactaaaattatgagtttacaaagaacttgtgatctatatcttctatgactaaatcacatattatgaatctcatggactaagataatgtcctattagttcatttataaatagtctcatataattaaacaatttaattatttatgacatgccaacaaattggattttagggcataaaacCCAACACTTCACAAGGTTGAGTTTCATTTTATACCTCCTCAAAGTATCGAAC
This region includes:
- the LOC142605939 gene encoding uncharacterized protein LOC142605939, with the protein product MTFQEGLNNLDLVFSLGKTPPTSMTDLLFKAQKYMNGEDALNANGLAGLKSVGIIVTSLEKDVLKYGVQLQFLAMNNEAEYEIVLTSLGIAKALGIKNLKLMTDFKLVVGQITNEYEAKEERMKKYLKLTTQLIDEFNDVKFEQIPSENNSSANEVARLASTEDASVMKELLMEVQTIPRIDELQTLSVQ